A stretch of DNA from Desulfosarcina ovata subsp. ovata:
TTCTGTCCATCGTCTATGTGCTGGAAAAGCTTGTGGACATCTGGTGGTATGGTGCGCTGGGATACGAATTCTATTTCTGGCAGCGACTTTTTTACCGCTATGCGGTCTTCATCGGGGTGACCCTGATGTTTTCGGGTTTCTTTTTTTTGAACCTGCATATCGCCTCGCGGGTCCTCCGGAAACCTGTTGATTCCGCCGATTGGCACCAGGCAGACCTTCCGCCATCCGCCAAGTGGTATCACCGCTTCCGCACGGGATCGCTGATCGTTTCCATTCCGCTTGCCCTGGGGCTGGCGATACTGGTCGCGATGCCCCTTTTCCGACACTGGGAACTATTTCTGTTTTACCTTTTCGGGCCCGGCGCCGGTGTCAACGAGCCCGTATTCGGCAAGGATGTCGCCTATTTCCTTTTCTCGTTTCCCATCTACCGAATGCTTCAACCCTCTCTGCTGGGCAGCTGCATGATCCTGTTTCTGGGGCTGTCCCTGCAATACTGGACTGAACAGAAGCTGCTCGCCCGGCAGGATCGGCGTCTGCCGGCCGCCGCCAAATGGCACCTCAGCTTCATCCTGCTGATCATTTTCCTGATCGAATCCTGGGACTTCATTCTGCAGCGCAACGAACTCGTTTACCGGACCGGCAACGCGCCGCTATTTTTCGGACCGGGATTCATAGATATGAATTTCACCGTGCCGTTGATATGGTTGCAACTGGCCTTCTTGACGGCATCCATCTTTTGTCTGCTTCTGGCGATCCACTACAACAACGGCTTCAAATGGTTTGCCGGGCTGCTGGTGGGATTCTTTATCGTTGTGGGCGCCAGACATGCCCCCCTCCTGCCCGAACTCATCAAAAAATACATCGTCAATCCAAACGAGTTTACCCGTGAGGAACCGTTCATTGCCAACAATATTCAATCGACCCTGCAGGCCTATCGTCTCGATAATGTCGAGGTTCGCCATTTTTCACCCGAACGGGTTCCGGCCCATTATGACGACCCCCAGGTCAAAAGCGTGCTCGATAACATCCCCCTGTGGGAAAACCATGCATTCAAGCCCCTGATCGAGCAGCTTCAGGACCTGCGGCCCTACTACACGTTTTCGACAGTGACCGTCGACCGATATACCGTCAATGGCAAGTATGCGCAGGTCCTGGTGGGCCCCCGGGAGCTCGATTCCCAGAACCTTCCGGCCAATGCGAATAACTGGATCAACCGTCACCTGACGTATACTCACGGCTACGGTGCGGCCATGGCCCCGGCAAACCAGGGGGGCGGCGAGCCCATGGCGTGGTTCATGCACGATATTCCCATTCTCTCCGACTACGGGATGACGATCCAGCAGCCGGAAATTTACTACGGATTAAAAACCGATTCCTATGTCATCGCGCCCAACAGTACCGGTGAAATGGGGTACCCCAAGGGGAACGACAACGTGACGGTCAATTATCAGGGCGAGGGAGGGGTCCCGTTCTCCTCGCTGCTCCGCCGGATGGTCTTCTCCTGGCACTTCAAGGACCGCAATCTCCTGTTCACCACCCGTACGACCGACCAGAGCAAGATCCTTTTCCGGCGCAATATCACCGCGCGGATTCAGACCCTGACGCCCTTTCTGATGCTGGACAGCACCCCATACATGGTGGCAACGTCAAAGGGAATTTTTTGGATCCAGGATGCATACACCACCTCCAATTGGTATCCTGACGCCGCTCCGATTGAATTTAAAGGCACTCGTCTCAACTATATTCGCAATTCGGTCAAGATTGTCGTGGACGCCTTCAACGGAACGGTGGACTACTACATTTTCGACACGCAGGACCCCATCGTGCGCGCCTACGACCGCATCTACCCGGGCCTTTTGAAGGACAAGGCGGAAATGCCGGCGGACATCCGCGAGCATATCCGCTACCCTCGCGACTTTTTCGACATCCAGATGCGCATTTACACCAAATACCACCAGACCGATCCCAAGGTTTTCTACCAGCAGGAAGACGTCTGGGCATACGCGGAGGTCATCGCCAAAGACGCCAATACGACGATGCAGCCCCGGTATATGACCCTCAACCTGTTTCAACCCGATAAACTCGACTTCCTTTTGCTCATGCAAATGAGTCCCAAGGGCAACACCAATCTGCGGTCGATGGCGTTTGCCGGCTGCGATGTCGCCAACTACGGGAAAATCGTCGTTTACGATTTCCCCAAAGGCGAACTGGTGTTCAGCCCGACACAGACCTATGCCATCATCAATGAAGACCCGGATATCGCCAATCAGTTCACCCTTTGGGATCAATCCGGATCCAAAATCATCCACGGACGCGTGAGCATCCTGCCCATCGGCCGGACCATATTTTACATCCAGCCGATATTCCTGAAATCCTCCTACGAGGTGCAGATTCCTGAACTGCAGCGAATTATCGTCAGTGAAGGTCAGGTTGCCGTCATGGAACCTTCGATTGAGGAGGCCTACAAAAAGCTCTTACAGAAAACGAGTGTGGAAATGGAGCAATTGGATAACCGGTATCCGGTACTTGCTCCCGGGAACCGCTAATGCGCCACGGGCCAAACCCCCTGCTCCCTTTCGTTACCGGACCTTGCTCATTGAGGCATCGCAGGTAACTCAGGTTTATCGAAATCGAAATCGAAGTCGAAATCGAAATCGAAGTCGAAATCGAAATCGACGATGTATATTGGAATTACTGGTTGACAAAAGAGCAATAGACGGTTCCCGGTTTTCCAGTTTCCCATGTCGCTGACTACCATTGACCGCAAGTCGCTAAACATCCAGTCTGCATGCCTCCGTCCCATTTCTTTTCGATTTCGATAGCGATCCCGATTTCGATTTGGATCAGAGTAACGATCCGTACGCGATCGCCCTGTAAGGCACATCACATACCAAGGTTACTTGCGATTGCCCTGGACCTTGCTCATTGAGGCATCGCAGGTAACTCAGGTTTATCGAAATCGAAATCGAAATCGAAGTCGAAATCGAAGTCGAAATCGACGATGTATATTGGAATTACTGGTTGACAAAAGAGCAATAGACGGTTCCCGGTTTTCCAGTTTCCCATGTAGCTGACTACCATTGACCGCAAGTCGCTAAACATCCAGTCTGCATGCCTCCGTCCCATTTCTTTTCGATTTCGATAGCGATCCCGATTTCGATTTGGATCAGAGTAATGATCCGTACGCGATCGCCCTGTAAGGCACATCACATACCAAGGTTACTTGCGATTGCTCTGGACCTTGCTCATTGAGGCATCGCAGGTAACTCAGGTTTATCGAAATCGAAATCGAAATCGAAATCGAAGTCGAAATCGACGATGTATATTGGAATTACTGGTTGACAAAAGAGCAATAGACGGTTCCCGGTTTTCCAGTTTCCCATGTAGCTGACTACCATTGACCGCAAGTCGCTAAACATCCAGTCTGCATGCCTCTGTCCCATTTCTTTTCGATTTCGATTTCGATAGCGATCCCGATTTCGATTTGGATCAGAGTAACGATCCGTACGCGATCGCCCTGTAAGGCACATCACATACCAAGGTTACTTGCGATTGCTCTGGACCTTGCTCATTGAGGCATCGCAGGTAACTCAGGTTTATCGAAATCGAAATCGAAGTCGAAATCGACGATGTATATTGGAATTACTGGTTGACAAAAGAGCAATAGACGGTTCCCGGTTTTCCAGTTTCCCATGTCGCTGACTACCATTGACCGCAAGTCGCTAAACATCCAGTCTGCATGCCTCCGTCCCATTTCTTTTCGATTTCGATAGCGATCCCGATTTCGATTTGGATCAGAGTAACGATCCGTACGCGATCGCCCTGTAAGGCACATCACATACCAAGGTTACATGCGATTGCCCTGGACCCCGCTCATTGAGGCATCGCAGGTTTGGCCGGAATGGTGTATAATGGCGCAAGGATCGAGGCGACCGGTTGACAGTTCCCCTTATACGGAAACGCTGTTTTTTTATCCGGGGCCGATGTGGATGGCGATTTTCATTTTTCGGATGAGTCATGGAATCCAGCGATATGAATGGGACAAAGACTTCCAGGGGCCCCGCCCGGTCAGACGGGAAGGCATCCTCCCGTCCAAAGAACCGCACGTTCCGCAGCGTATTTGAAAACACCGGTACCGGAACGATCCTTATCGAAGCGGACATGACCGTCGCCATGGCCAATGCCTGCTTCGAATGCCTCTCGGGAATTACCCGGGAACGGATTGAGGGCCGGATGAAACTCATTGATTTCATCCATCCGGAGGACCAGGCCCGGGTGGAGGGGTTTCATGCCGGACGCCGACAGGGCCATTCTGTGCCCAGCGATTATGGGTGCCGGCTGATTACCTCCCACAACGGCGAACGGCACATGGCCGTCAGGGCACAACTGATCGCCGGCACCACCAGAAGCGTGGTTTCTTTCATGGATATCACCGATCTGGTGCAATCCAAGGAGGCCCTGGAACGCAGCAAAAAATGGCTGGTCCGTCTCATGAACAACCTGCCCGGCATGGTCTACCGATACAGCATCGACGCCGGCTATCGGTTTCAGTTCGCCAGTCAGGGTGGTTACGGCCTCACCGGATATCGGCCCGGCCAGCTCACCGGCGACAGAGGACCGACTTACATCGACCTGATCCATCCCGATGACCGCCGGGAGGTTCTGGCGTCTGTTGAAACGGCCCTCGACCGGGAGACGCCTTTTCAGCTCACCTACAGGATTCAAACCGTTTCGGATGGGGAGAAATGGGTTTGGGACCAGGGTGCCGGCGTACGGTCTCCCGAAGGTGGCGTTTTTGTGGAAGGATTCATTACCGATTTCACCCTGTTCAAACAGATGGAGGATGAATTCCTGCGGCGGGAGGCCCGGTTAAAAAACGAAAACGAGCAGCTCTGGTCGTCGGCTGCCGGGGTGTACGGTTTCGGTGACCTGGTGGGCAAAAGCGACGCCATGCGCCAGGTTTACGGCATGATCGCCAAAGCGGCGGAGATGGATACCGCCGTGATACTCTATGGCGAGTCGGGCACCGGCAAGGAACTGGCCGCCAGAAGGATCCATGCCATGAGCAGCCGGCGCAGCCATCGTTTTGTGGCGGTCAATTGCGGCGCCATTCCGGAATCGATTTTTGAAAGCGAGTTCTTCGGATACAAGAAAGGGGCCTTCAGCGGTGCCATCAAGGACAGCGAAGGGCTGCTGGACACGGCCGACGGCGGCACCCTTTTTCTGGACGAGGTCGGTGAGATCAGCCTCGCCGGACAGGTCAAGCTGCTCCGGGTTATCGACCAGCTGGGGTATACGCCGGTGGGCGGTCGCCGGGAAAAGCATCCCAACCTGCGCATCATCGCCGCCACCAACAAAGACCTGAAGCAATTGGTCAAAAACGGAGACATGCGCGAAGATTTCTTCTTTCGCATCCACATCTTTCCCATCCACATGCCGCCGCTGCGCTCCAGGAAGGAAGACCTCCCCCTTTTGATCGACCGGGTCATTGAAACCTGTCCCCATGACACGGTGCCGCCTCCTGCCGGTTCGGTCCTTCGTCAGCTGATGGCGTACGACTGGCCGGGCAATGTCCGCGAGCTGAAAAACACCATCCAGCGTTACCTGCTCACCGGCAGGATCGACTTTTTTACCACAGAACCGGCCGCCGCCACGACTCCCCCTCCTGACGCCAACGCACCGCCCATGCCGCTGAAAATGAAAATGCGGGAGTATGAAAGCGAGTATATCCGGCAGGTGTTGGACAAACATCATTGGAACCGGTCGAAGGTGGCGAAAATGTTGGGTATCGACCGAAAGACCCTCCTGCGCAAAATCCGGGATTTCAATATCGACTGATTCGGCGGTTTTCTTTTTTGCCTGCCCGCCCAAGACCGCTCTTGAATGCGCCAGTTTGCGACATTTTTGCCACAGTTGCGCCTTTTGCCAGTATATCGAGTAGTTATCATTCTTTCCCCCCTTTTGGCGATGCATTTCGGTTCCGTTTTGGCCATCGGCAGGTACCGGAAATTGCGATAATAGCGTACAAGATGGGGCCCACCGCCCCGTGGCATACTCATTGCTCATCCATTCCCTATAGTATTTAAGATAATGTTTTTGGCAAGGCCAGAGGGAGGAAGCCGTATGGTAATACTGCGACGGCCGATAACGCAGCCCAAAAACATTATCTTGAATGCTATAAACAAGCCGATTCGGCATGACGCGATGGCAACATCTTGGTTCAGGGGGAGATTTAGGATCGGGAATTTTATTAACTAAAGTTTCCCCTTTTTGAAAGCAGCCCGGCGGGGTGAGTACTACTGAAGAATATTAATATTTCCTGTAATAACAGATGGTTAGCAAAATGGCGGTCGCCTGTAACCTATTGAAATCATTACAGATATCGGGACCGATTTTTGGCAATATGATCAAATATTTAGTTAATACAGTATGTTAATGTTGATTGCGAGGCTCGGTTGTGGTATGTTTCTTCTTCCACAAACAAACAACCCAACCGGAGGCCTCGCATGCTTATCCTACACGACATCCTTGAAAAACTCAAAAACGAATTTGCTCAGTCCAGTAAAGGTCAGGAACGGGGAATATGGTTCGTATACACGATCGTGGCGATCATTGTTCCTTTCGCCTCATCGAGGACCTCAAACATTCTACGGTGCTTGAAGACGGTGTTCGGCTTTTCCGGGATCAGTCGTAAAAAGTTCTATACCTTCATGGCATCCCCACGGATTCCATGGCAACGGTTATGGCCCACGCTGTGGAAATTGATTCCGCTGCCAACGACCGGTGGGCGGTTAATGCTGGCTCTGGATGACAGTATCAACGCCAAGACAGGCAAGAAGATTTTCGCCTGCGACAAGGTTTTCGATCATGCTGCCAAGCAAAACCAGTCCAGGTATCCGTGGGCCCAGAACATCGTTGCTGTGGGGTTGTTGAAGATGATCAAGGGACGTTGGGCCTGTCTGCCGCTGAGTTATCGTTTCTACCTCCTGAAGAAAACCATCGAACGAATGAACCGTGACAGCAATGGACCGGAAGTGACATTCAAGAGCAAGCTTGCCATGGCGGTCGACATGATCGGTGAGATTGCCGCGGTGTTTCCCAGAAAACGGATTGTCATCATCACCGACTCATGGTTCGGCAATGGCGGCCTGTGGAAGCCATTGAAAAAACAGTTGGGCATATGGGTGGATATGATTTCCAGGCTTCGATCCAACAGCACAATATTTGAACTGCCGCCACCTCCGACCGGACGACAAGGCCGCCCGCGTAAATATGGCCGCAAGCTGGGGAATGCGGCAGCGTTGGCCGTTCGATTCAAATCGCTGGCAAAAGAATACATCGTCAACCTGTATGGCCGCAACCGGAACATCGTAGCCTATGAACGCGTGGTGATGCTCAAGACCATCCGATGTGCGGTCAAGGTGGTCTGGGTCTATCGTAAGACACAGTGGGTGGCACTTTATTCCACCGACCTGTCCCTTTCGGCTGAGCAGATTATCGAATACTATGGGGCCCGCTGGAAGATCGAAGCCTTATTCAAGGAATTGAAAAACGACATCGGCAGCGCTGACACGCAAAGCCGTCATCCGCAGGCCGTCAGCAACCATCTGCACTTTTGCATGCTGGCGACCACCGTCGCCTGGATTTACGCCAGCCGGGTCGAGAAAACGCCATCTCGCCGGCATGCCGTCGGCGGCCGCCGTCATTTTGCCTTTTCGGATGTCCGCCGATCCGTTACAAAGGCCGCGATGGACAAGGATTTTGGTAGGCTCTTCCCGGTGCCACGCAAATCCGTCTTTAATTCTCTCGTGGACGTACTGCTGCGCATGGCGGCTTGATTGAATTTAGGAAACTTTAGTTATTAATTGAACAAAATTGCTTGTTCTTGCGCCCGTCTTCCGCGTTGCATCAACGGCCACATACTCTCAGTATGCAACCGTTGATGCGCCTTGAAGACGAACACAAGCCCGGCGCAATTACGTCCAATTCATTTCATCCCCGATCCTTAGCGGCAGGCTGGCCGCAATCCTCTCTGCATGACCTTGCCTGATGAAAATAAGGTTGGCCGGATCCGATGTCGCATCCGGTGGTGGCGGTGAAATCTCGTTGTACGCAAATGGAGGTGGCTGAATGGATGATCGGTTTCAAACAACCCGCAGGGGATTTCTCAAGCTCGGGGGAAGCGCGTTGGCGGGAACGGCGGTGGCGTCTTGTGGTTTCTCACCCTTTAAGAAGGAACTGAGCCTTTCGAAACTGAAAAAAGAGGAGAAATCGAAGGAGACGGAAAAATGGAAACATTCGGCATGCGCCATGTGCCTGATGTGCCCGCTGCAGGTAAAGGTGAAAAACGGAAAGATCGTCGATGTCAGGGGCGAAGATACCGCCCCATGGAACGGCAAAGTTTGCGCCAAGGCCTACGGAGGAATCTGGGGGCGGGTCTATGCGCCGGACCGTATTCTTCACCCGCTGAAAAGGGTGGGAAAACGGGGGGACGCCAAATTCGTCCGCTGTTCATGGGACGAGGTGATCAATGCCGTTGCCGGAAAAATCAGAGAGTATACCGACGCCGGGCATCCGGAATGGTTTGAAAACTGGTGGGGCTGCCCGGTGCAGACGGACAACATGTATTTTCTGCATTATTTCGCCAGAATTACCGGCACACGCATCTCCTACATGCACGGCCAGATCTGCTTTGGCGACCATTCGGCCGAAAAGGCGATCACCTTCGGCGGCAACCACGCCGGCGCCCTCATGCTCTCCGGGGCTGATTTCATCAACATGAAGTATGCCCTGATCGGCGGCCAGAACTTTCCCGGGAATGCCTTCACCCCGGCAACGGCTTTCGGTGCATCGGGCTTTTACCAGGTGTACCTGAAGGCCCGGGAAAACGGGTTCCGGTTTGCGGCCATCGATCCGAAACTGGCGGACAGCTCGGCCATGGCCGATGAATGGATTCCCATCAAACCCGGGATGGATGCGGTGCTGATGATGGGCATCACCCACATCCTCATCCAGGAAAAACTCTATGACGCGGATTTTTTGGCGACATACACCAACGCCCCGCAATTGATTCGTCTGGACAACGGACAGGCCATGACCGACGCCGGGGGAAATTACCTGGCGTGGAACAAATCCAAAGGCGCTGCCGAAGTACTCAATGCGGCCGGAAAAAATGCGGACCTCGATCTGGGCCTGGGCCGGACGTTCATGGTAGACGGCGTCCGTTGCCAAACCGCCTGTGCGATGTATGCGGACATGGTTTCCGAATACACCCCCGAAAAAGTCGTCGAATTGTGCAACCTGCCGTTTCCCGCCAACCGGGTGGTTCAAATCGCTCGACGGCTCGGGAACAATCGGCCGTCGGTGATCGTTTATCCCGGCCTGACCACCGGGCGATATGCCAACTGGTTCCAGGTATTGCGCGCCTATAGCGTCGTCAACCTCTTTCTTGGCAACATCGATCAAAAAGGTGGCTTCTACGTTCCCAAACACGGGTTCAAAGGGGGCAGCGGGTGGCCCGAACCCCCCTTGGTGCCGGAATATCCCCATCCGGACCTGAAAATGGTTCCGGCCTCCTGGGGCAATGTGATGGCCGCCGACAGCCTGGATAAAAAACCCTGCTACAGCTCCCCCAAACAGTTCCACCCGGCCACCCAGGCCCTGCCATGGGAGCATTTCGACGCCATCAAGGAGGGCCGGGTCAAGGCGCTTTTCTCTACGGCAGAGAACTCCGCCATCACCCAGGTGGACACGGCCCTGGTCTATGAATGCCTGGAAAAACTGGAAATGATCGTGGTCGGAGAGCAACTGCCCAAGGAATTCGTGGAGCTGGCCGACTATGTGGTTCCCGAATCCTCCTATATCGAAAGGAGTCATCTGTATACCTTTACCCCGGTTGCCGAAGACGGGAAAGAACACGCCATGGCCCTGATGCGCGCACCGGTGATCGAATCACCGGGAGAATCCAAGCCGTTCGGCTGGTTCATGAAGCAGGTGGGGACCCGGGCCGGTTACGCCCCCTATTTCAAGGATCTGGACATCGATTACCAATGGTGGGACCGCATCCTGGAAAAGGGCAAATGTCCGGTGCGCTCGAAGGATCTCGTAGAAAATGGGCCGTATGTGGAGGTCCATCCCCTGACGTACAATCCGACGTTCAAGCCCATCAAAACCCGGTCCGGCCGGTTCGAACTTTTTTCCAACGAACTTTCCGAAGAGTGCTACCACCATCCGCAGTCGCAATGGAAGAAAAACCGGTATGTCTTTCCCTTCCCATTATACATCCCCATTGCCGCCCCCAAGGCAAGCGATGAATTCTATCTGGTCAGCGGCAAGGCCAGCTGGCACCAGAAAAACGCCACGCAGAACAACCGGTATCTGATGGAGGACGGCATCGAGGGCGGCAACCCGTATATGCCCCTGTATCTGAACGCCCGCCGGGCACAGGCCCTCGGACTCAAGGAGGGAGAGCTGGTGGCGGTCACCTGCATCGGGCCAACCAGGAACGACGATCCATGTGTGGTCGACGATGCGGTTGTGGGATATTCCCAGAAGGTCCGGATTCATCTCACGGAAGGCCTGCAGCCCGACACGGCGTTTACTTTTTTTGCCTCCGGTCACAGAAGCAAGACCATGTTGAAAAAAGTCAATCAGGGGGTTCTGCATAGTGCCTTTGTTCCCTTGAGCGTCGAACCCTATGCCGGCGGATGCGGAAAGAACTACAGCCTGGTCAAAATCAGCAAGGTAGGGGAGGCAAACTGATGAGCAGATATGCAATGATGATCGATTTGGACCGATGTGTCAGATGCCGGACATGCTATGTCGTCTGTAAAATCATGCACGACATTCCCAACCAGTTCGAATGTGGGCGGTCTTACACCCGCATCCGCTTGATGGAACCCGAAATCGGCGAGTACCCCGACGTCAGGAGATATTTCGTGCCTTACCACTGCATGCAGTGCGAGAATCCCGCCTGCGTGGCGGCATGTGAGGTCGAGGCGTCATTCATCCGGGAAGACGGCATTGTTGCCTTCGATCCTGAAAAATGCATCGGTTGCGAGGCGTGCGTGGACGCCTGTCCCTACCATGCCCGGTACATCAATGAGGAAACCGGTAAGGTGGACGGGTGCGACATGTGCGCCGAACGGATCGATGCCGGCCAGGGGCCCTGGTGCGTGGAACGGTGCATCGGCAGCGCCATGATTTTCGGAGATCTGGACGACCCGGCCAGCGATATCGTCAAGGCCATCCGGGAGAGCGGCGCAAAGCCGCTTTCCGGGCATTTTGGCACGCAACCGAAAGTCTTCTATGCGAATTTGAAGATAGCGGACAAGACCCGGATTAAACCCGCCGCGTAAACGCGACGACAGGGCCCCGGCTGGATGCAGCGGGGCCCTGTCCGGACGTCCAATAGTTTTGGGAAAGGATGCCCACCGTGAATATCATCGACCCATACATGAGAAGTCTGGTCTACAAAACGCTTTCTCAGTTATACCAATATCCGGAACCGGCCGGGCTCAATCGGTTTCAAGCGGAACGCCGGCAAC
This window harbors:
- a CDS encoding UPF0182 family protein; translation: MLSQKSHKTTKIIILILLAVLLVLSIVYVLEKLVDIWWYGALGYEFYFWQRLFYRYAVFIGVTLMFSGFFFLNLHIASRVLRKPVDSADWHQADLPPSAKWYHRFRTGSLIVSIPLALGLAILVAMPLFRHWELFLFYLFGPGAGVNEPVFGKDVAYFLFSFPIYRMLQPSLLGSCMILFLGLSLQYWTEQKLLARQDRRLPAAAKWHLSFILLIIFLIESWDFILQRNELVYRTGNAPLFFGPGFIDMNFTVPLIWLQLAFLTASIFCLLLAIHYNNGFKWFAGLLVGFFIVVGARHAPLLPELIKKYIVNPNEFTREEPFIANNIQSTLQAYRLDNVEVRHFSPERVPAHYDDPQVKSVLDNIPLWENHAFKPLIEQLQDLRPYYTFSTVTVDRYTVNGKYAQVLVGPRELDSQNLPANANNWINRHLTYTHGYGAAMAPANQGGGEPMAWFMHDIPILSDYGMTIQQPEIYYGLKTDSYVIAPNSTGEMGYPKGNDNVTVNYQGEGGVPFSSLLRRMVFSWHFKDRNLLFTTRTTDQSKILFRRNITARIQTLTPFLMLDSTPYMVATSKGIFWIQDAYTTSNWYPDAAPIEFKGTRLNYIRNSVKIVVDAFNGTVDYYIFDTQDPIVRAYDRIYPGLLKDKAEMPADIREHIRYPRDFFDIQMRIYTKYHQTDPKVFYQQEDVWAYAEVIAKDANTTMQPRYMTLNLFQPDKLDFLLLMQMSPKGNTNLRSMAFAGCDVANYGKIVVYDFPKGELVFSPTQTYAIINEDPDIANQFTLWDQSGSKIIHGRVSILPIGRTIFYIQPIFLKSSYEVQIPELQRIIVSEGQVAVMEPSIEEAYKKLLQKTSVEMEQLDNRYPVLAPGNR
- a CDS encoding sigma 54-interacting transcriptional regulator, giving the protein MESSDMNGTKTSRGPARSDGKASSRPKNRTFRSVFENTGTGTILIEADMTVAMANACFECLSGITRERIEGRMKLIDFIHPEDQARVEGFHAGRRQGHSVPSDYGCRLITSHNGERHMAVRAQLIAGTTRSVVSFMDITDLVQSKEALERSKKWLVRLMNNLPGMVYRYSIDAGYRFQFASQGGYGLTGYRPGQLTGDRGPTYIDLIHPDDRREVLASVETALDRETPFQLTYRIQTVSDGEKWVWDQGAGVRSPEGGVFVEGFITDFTLFKQMEDEFLRREARLKNENEQLWSSAAGVYGFGDLVGKSDAMRQVYGMIAKAAEMDTAVILYGESGTGKELAARRIHAMSSRRSHRFVAVNCGAIPESIFESEFFGYKKGAFSGAIKDSEGLLDTADGGTLFLDEVGEISLAGQVKLLRVIDQLGYTPVGGRREKHPNLRIIAATNKDLKQLVKNGDMREDFFFRIHIFPIHMPPLRSRKEDLPLLIDRVIETCPHDTVPPPAGSVLRQLMAYDWPGNVRELKNTIQRYLLTGRIDFFTTEPAAATTPPPDANAPPMPLKMKMREYESEYIRQVLDKHHWNRSKVAKMLGIDRKTLLRKIRDFNID
- a CDS encoding molybdopterin-dependent oxidoreductase: MDDRFQTTRRGFLKLGGSALAGTAVASCGFSPFKKELSLSKLKKEEKSKETEKWKHSACAMCLMCPLQVKVKNGKIVDVRGEDTAPWNGKVCAKAYGGIWGRVYAPDRILHPLKRVGKRGDAKFVRCSWDEVINAVAGKIREYTDAGHPEWFENWWGCPVQTDNMYFLHYFARITGTRISYMHGQICFGDHSAEKAITFGGNHAGALMLSGADFINMKYALIGGQNFPGNAFTPATAFGASGFYQVYLKARENGFRFAAIDPKLADSSAMADEWIPIKPGMDAVLMMGITHILIQEKLYDADFLATYTNAPQLIRLDNGQAMTDAGGNYLAWNKSKGAAEVLNAAGKNADLDLGLGRTFMVDGVRCQTACAMYADMVSEYTPEKVVELCNLPFPANRVVQIARRLGNNRPSVIVYPGLTTGRYANWFQVLRAYSVVNLFLGNIDQKGGFYVPKHGFKGGSGWPEPPLVPEYPHPDLKMVPASWGNVMAADSLDKKPCYSSPKQFHPATQALPWEHFDAIKEGRVKALFSTAENSAITQVDTALVYECLEKLEMIVVGEQLPKEFVELADYVVPESSYIERSHLYTFTPVAEDGKEHAMALMRAPVIESPGESKPFGWFMKQVGTRAGYAPYFKDLDIDYQWWDRILEKGKCPVRSKDLVENGPYVEVHPLTYNPTFKPIKTRSGRFELFSNELSEECYHHPQSQWKKNRYVFPFPLYIPIAAPKASDEFYLVSGKASWHQKNATQNNRYLMEDGIEGGNPYMPLYLNARRAQALGLKEGELVAVTCIGPTRNDDPCVVDDAVVGYSQKVRIHLTEGLQPDTAFTFFASGHRSKTMLKKVNQGVLHSAFVPLSVEPYAGGCGKNYSLVKISKVGEAN
- a CDS encoding 4Fe-4S dicluster domain-containing protein, whose translation is MSRYAMMIDLDRCVRCRTCYVVCKIMHDIPNQFECGRSYTRIRLMEPEIGEYPDVRRYFVPYHCMQCENPACVAACEVEASFIREDGIVAFDPEKCIGCEACVDACPYHARYINEETGKVDGCDMCAERIDAGQGPWCVERCIGSAMIFGDLDDPASDIVKAIRESGAKPLSGHFGTQPKVFYANLKIADKTRIKPAA
- a CDS encoding transposase; this encodes MLILHDILEKLKNEFAQSSKGQERGIWFVYTIVAIIVPFASSRTSNILRCLKTVFGFSGISRKKFYTFMASPRIPWQRLWPTLWKLIPLPTTGGRLMLALDDSINAKTGKKIFACDKVFDHAAKQNQSRYPWAQNIVAVGLLKMIKGRWACLPLSYRFYLLKKTIERMNRDSNGPEVTFKSKLAMAVDMIGEIAAVFPRKRIVIITDSWFGNGGLWKPLKKQLGIWVDMISRLRSNSTIFELPPPPTGRQGRPRKYGRKLGNAAALAVRFKSLAKEYIVNLYGRNRNIVAYERVVMLKTIRCAVKVVWVYRKTQWVALYSTDLSLSAEQIIEYYGARWKIEALFKELKNDIGSADTQSRHPQAVSNHLHFCMLATTVAWIYASRVEKTPSRRHAVGGRRHFAFSDVRRSVTKAAMDKDFGRLFPVPRKSVFNSLVDVLLRMAA